In a genomic window of Pedobacter sp. KBS0701:
- a CDS encoding multicopper oxidase domain-containing protein: MKFILACCLSILLHSFAFGQHQHNDVKAAEPKKAPRKASDVETLGNNKPPRLVRYDLYVADTTVTFGGKAKRAISVNGQIPMPTLTFTEGDTAEIHVHNRLKESTSLHWHGLFLPNQYDGVPYLTQMPIEPNKTHVYRFPIVQNGTHWYHSHSGLQEQIGMYGAMILNKRKEPVIPTIPVVLSEWTNMKPHEVDRRLHNANDWFAIKKGTTQSYAEAIKGGHFKTKLTNELKRMTAMDVSDVYYEAFLVNGKNHYQVPNKLKAGDKVRLRIANGGASTYFWLTYAGGKITVVANDGNDVVPVEVDRLIIAVSETYDVIVTVPENKSYEFLVTPEDRTQSASLWLGSGPKIAAQKLPKLKYFEGMKMMNEMMDMNGNLVQMGGMKMQNQVMDMNAVMYAELDDTGTDAVVADAHKAHNMGSDKGAKGPMITLNYDMLRSPEKTVLSKAPTREMEFQLTGNMNRYVWTLDHKTISEEDKILIKKGENLRIILYNNSMMRHPMHLHGHDFRVINGQGDYAPLKNVLDIIPMERDTIEFSASESGDWFFHCHILYHMMSGMGKIFSYENSPLNPEIPNPKLAQRKLFADDRMFHFMAENDFASNGNDGMAMLGNTRWSIGAEWRLGYNKMHGFETETHIGRYVDRMQWLMPFVGFDWRYRKMEAGEPETNIFGQKSTKDKRSMFSLGLAYTLPMLVVAQAEVYHNGNVRLQLMREDIPVSKRLRASFMVNSDKEFMGGLKFITTKYMGISAHYDSDMGFGAGLTLNY; this comes from the coding sequence ATGAAATTTATTTTAGCTTGTTGCCTTAGTATTTTGCTCCATAGTTTTGCTTTTGGCCAGCATCAGCATAACGACGTAAAAGCAGCTGAGCCCAAAAAAGCTCCCCGGAAAGCAAGTGATGTGGAAACTTTAGGCAACAATAAGCCGCCGAGGCTTGTGCGCTATGATTTATATGTTGCTGATACAACCGTAACTTTTGGCGGGAAAGCTAAAAGAGCCATTTCGGTGAACGGGCAAATACCCATGCCAACGCTCACCTTTACCGAGGGCGATACCGCAGAAATACATGTGCACAACAGGCTAAAAGAGTCAACTTCATTGCATTGGCACGGGCTATTTCTCCCCAATCAATATGATGGGGTTCCTTATTTAACCCAGATGCCCATTGAGCCCAATAAAACCCATGTTTACCGTTTTCCTATTGTACAGAACGGTACCCATTGGTATCATAGCCACTCAGGTCTGCAGGAGCAGATTGGGATGTACGGAGCGATGATCTTAAATAAAAGAAAAGAGCCTGTTATCCCTACGATACCTGTTGTTTTAAGTGAGTGGACCAATATGAAACCTCACGAAGTTGACAGGCGATTACACAATGCTAATGATTGGTTTGCGATAAAAAAAGGTACAACACAAAGTTATGCCGAAGCCATAAAGGGTGGACACTTTAAAACAAAGCTCACCAACGAACTGAAAAGGATGACTGCCATGGATGTGAGTGACGTATATTACGAAGCATTTTTAGTAAACGGAAAAAATCATTACCAGGTACCAAACAAGCTCAAAGCAGGCGATAAGGTAAGGTTGCGCATTGCTAACGGAGGAGCATCTACTTATTTTTGGCTCACTTATGCTGGCGGTAAAATAACAGTAGTTGCCAATGATGGTAACGATGTAGTGCCGGTAGAAGTAGACCGGCTGATTATTGCCGTATCTGAAACATACGATGTTATTGTAACCGTCCCTGAAAATAAAAGCTACGAGTTTTTGGTCACACCCGAAGACCGTACTCAATCGGCCTCTTTATGGCTGGGTAGTGGACCAAAAATAGCTGCTCAAAAATTACCCAAATTGAAATATTTCGAAGGTATGAAAATGATGAACGAAATGATGGATATGAATGGTAATCTGGTGCAGATGGGAGGCATGAAAATGCAGAACCAGGTGATGGATATGAATGCCGTAATGTATGCTGAACTGGATGATACGGGGACTGATGCTGTTGTTGCTGATGCGCACAAGGCCCATAATATGGGGAGCGACAAAGGCGCAAAAGGCCCTATGATAACATTGAATTATGATATGTTGCGCTCGCCGGAAAAAACGGTTTTATCTAAAGCCCCAACCCGTGAAATGGAGTTTCAGTTAACGGGCAACATGAACCGTTATGTTTGGACTTTGGATCATAAAACCATCTCTGAAGAAGATAAAATCCTCATCAAAAAAGGCGAAAACCTGCGGATCATTTTATACAATAACAGTATGATGCGGCACCCTATGCACCTGCATGGGCACGATTTTAGGGTAATTAATGGCCAGGGCGATTATGCTCCTTTAAAAAATGTACTTGATATTATACCAATGGAACGCGATACCATTGAGTTTAGCGCTTCAGAAAGTGGTGACTGGTTTTTTCACTGCCATATTTTGTATCACATGATGAGTGGAATGGGTAAGATTTTTAGTTATGAAAACTCACCGTTAAACCCCGAAATCCCAAACCCTAAATTGGCACAGCGAAAACTTTTTGCCGATGACAGGATGTTTCATTTTATGGCCGAAAACGATTTTGCCAGCAACGGAAACGACGGTATGGCTATGTTGGGAAATACGCGCTGGAGCATTGGAGCCGAATGGCGATTGGGCTATAATAAAATGCACGGCTTTGAAACCGAAACCCATATTGGCCGGTACGTAGATAGGATGCAGTGGTTAATGCCTTTTGTGGGTTTTGATTGGCGTTACCGGAAGATGGAAGCTGGTGAACCCGAAACCAATATTTTTGGCCAGAAAAGCACAAAAGATAAAAGAAGCATGTTTAGTTTGGGGCTTGCCTACACCTTACCCATGTTGGTAGTAGCGCAGGCAGAAGTGTACCATAATGGTAACGTGCGTTTACAGTTGATGCGTGAAGATATACCGGTTTCTAAGCGATTAAGGGCAAGCTTCATGGTAAATAGTGATAAAGAATTTATGGGTGGACTTAAATTTATTACCACTAAATACATGGGTATTTCTGCCCACTATGATAGCGATATGGGGTTTGGTGCAGGCTTAACGCTTAATTATTGA
- a CDS encoding acyl-CoA desaturase — protein sequence MNKLRFIKDEGSEFYKELNERIEQYFIDNGLQKTGDAKMFFKIFLYFGLDILFYTLMITSHSLFAFFAFYLLMGLSVLLTAFNVSHDATHGVAVKSKFWNRILFSLSFNLQGNNAYVWGKNHNESHHLYTNIAGSDIDVLNNPLFRMTESQPLLWFHRYQFIYAPFLYLFYSINWCFFREILMLFKLSSRTIKVEIPRIEVVKLVVYKLLYIGYMVILPVYLLPFSWAVVLMAFLLNHFIISLLFVSVLGVAHLSDYVAHPVPDQDHKLNMSWPKLQLLTSIDYHAESRFLNWTLGGFNAHAVHHLLPNVCHVHYLNIMPIFKALAKKHRLTYMEMSYGESLASHFRFLKMMGRSEHLIPMRYEG from the coding sequence ATGAACAAATTAAGATTTATAAAAGATGAAGGCTCCGAATTCTATAAAGAATTGAACGAGCGAATCGAACAGTATTTTATTGATAATGGGCTACAGAAAACCGGGGATGCAAAAATGTTCTTCAAGATTTTCCTTTACTTCGGTTTGGACATCCTGTTTTACACCTTAATGATTACCAGCCATTCGCTATTTGCGTTTTTCGCTTTTTACCTGCTGATGGGACTTTCTGTTTTGTTAACCGCTTTTAATGTTTCGCACGATGCTACACATGGAGTAGCAGTAAAAAGTAAATTCTGGAACCGGATACTCTTTTCGCTCAGTTTTAACCTACAGGGGAACAACGCTTATGTGTGGGGCAAGAACCATAACGAATCGCACCATTTATATACCAATATAGCGGGCAGTGACATTGATGTGCTGAATAATCCATTATTCAGGATGACCGAATCTCAGCCTTTGTTATGGTTCCATCGGTATCAGTTTATTTATGCGCCCTTTCTTTATCTCTTCTATTCCATTAACTGGTGCTTTTTCAGGGAAATCCTGATGTTGTTCAAACTTTCAAGCCGCACAATTAAAGTGGAGATCCCCCGCATTGAAGTGGTAAAGCTGGTCGTATATAAACTCTTGTATATCGGTTACATGGTCATTTTGCCTGTTTATCTGTTGCCTTTTAGTTGGGCAGTAGTTTTGATGGCTTTCCTGTTGAATCATTTTATCATATCCCTGTTGTTTGTATCGGTGTTAGGTGTTGCACACTTATCAGATTATGTAGCTCATCCGGTGCCTGATCAGGATCATAAATTGAATATGAGCTGGCCAAAGCTGCAATTACTTACCTCAATAGACTATCATGCAGAAAGCAGGTTTTTAAACTGGACACTGGGCGGCTTTAATGCGCATGCGGTACATCACCTGCTTCCTAACGTGTGCCATGTGCACTACCTTAATATTATGCCAATTTTTAAAGCGCTGGCTAAAAAACACAGGCTCACTTATATGGAAATGTCTTACGGCGAATCGCTGGCTTCACATTTCAGGTTTTTGAAAATGATGGGCAGAAGTGAACACTTAATCCCGATGCGATATGAAGGATAA
- a CDS encoding fatty acid desaturase, producing MKDKHIYVAADSQLLKAIYKRVEQELVIDKSTFMKMVVAKFIVYFSLTIFAYLILYKIADPIGFIGCFAIYGFISLLFAFNFSHDFSHNTIFKSKQLNHICFVAIYTLVGAHAEAWKLRHVNSHHYAPNVEDYDSDLKISRLIRVVPGSRYYWFHAYQHLYAPLAYTIYSLFWIFIKDFVILFSDDGYGAKKNMSYYLSFVFQKFIYISLLLVLPMIFAIQPWYVVLIGFLMMHLSQSLFLLFTFFMTHHVEETQYPKADAQGYINASWLMNQIRSSNDMHPFSKTANFILGGFNNHIAHHLFPHYHHLYYPQISKILYEMLNDNGITPNCTSYFGGIKSHLRLLKKMGVAA from the coding sequence ATGAAGGATAAACATATTTATGTAGCGGCTGATAGTCAGTTGCTAAAGGCGATATACAAACGTGTGGAACAGGAATTGGTAATCGATAAATCTACTTTTATGAAGATGGTTGTCGCTAAGTTTATAGTATATTTTTCCCTCACGATATTTGCTTATCTGATCTTGTATAAAATTGCTGACCCGATTGGTTTTATAGGCTGTTTTGCGATATATGGCTTTATCTCGCTGCTCTTTGCTTTTAACTTTTCACACGACTTTTCGCACAATACCATTTTTAAAAGTAAGCAGCTTAACCACATTTGCTTTGTAGCTATTTATACATTGGTTGGGGCACATGCTGAAGCTTGGAAACTGCGTCATGTTAATTCACATCATTATGCGCCAAATGTAGAAGATTATGATTCAGACCTTAAAATATCTAGATTAATCCGCGTGGTGCCGGGTAGCAGATATTATTGGTTTCATGCGTACCAACACCTGTATGCACCATTAGCTTATACAATCTATTCGCTGTTCTGGATTTTTATTAAAGATTTCGTAATTCTGTTTAGTGACGATGGTTATGGCGCCAAAAAGAACATGAGCTATTACCTGTCATTTGTATTCCAAAAATTTATCTATATCAGTTTGTTGCTTGTTTTGCCTATGATTTTTGCAATCCAACCCTGGTATGTGGTGCTAATTGGTTTTTTAATGATGCATCTAAGTCAGTCGTTATTCTTGTTGTTTACCTTTTTTATGACCCACCATGTAGAGGAAACACAATATCCGAAAGCCGATGCGCAGGGTTATATTAATGCCTCCTGGTTAATGAACCAGATCAGGAGTTCAAACGACATGCATCCTTTCAGTAAAACGGCAAACTTTATTTTAGGCGGTTTTAACAATCATATTGCGCATCATTTATTTCCGCACTATCACCATCTGTATTATCCGCAAATCAGTAAAATATTATACGAAATGTTGAATGATAATGGCATAACGCCTAATTGCACCAGTTATTTCGGTGGAATAAAATCTCATTTAAGGCTGCTTAAAAAAATGGGGGTGGCAGCGTAA
- a CDS encoding MFS transporter yields the protein MNKNLLPLTLGGLGIGITEFVMMGLLPDISKDLAVTIPQAGHLISAYALGVVIGAPLLIMIAGKYPPKMILIALMIMFTVFNAFSAFAPTFNTLFIARLLSGLPHGAFFGVGSVVASRIAEKGKAAQAVSLMFMGLTIANIVGVPLGTYIGHNFSWRISFAVVVFVGLVTLLSLKLWLPALEATKNRDLKAELSFFKKREAWIIIFMISIGTGGLFTWYSYIAPLMTDVAGFSSNAVTYILMLAGLGMMFGNYIGGRLADKFSPAKASAALLLTMVVTLTIVHFVSASQPLALIMTFVTGAVAFSLAAPIQMLMIQSAKGSEMLAASASQASFNIGNALGAFFGGLPLVYGFDYTSPAYVGAAMALVGAFFAFWLIKSNQGVTEKVKVPVTSFH from the coding sequence ATGAACAAGAACTTACTTCCACTCACTTTAGGCGGTTTAGGCATCGGGATCACAGAATTTGTGATGATGGGCCTATTGCCTGATATCTCAAAAGATTTAGCAGTAACCATTCCACAAGCCGGGCATTTAATCTCCGCTTATGCATTGGGTGTAGTAATCGGTGCCCCGTTATTAATTATGATTGCAGGCAAATATCCACCAAAAATGATATTGATCGCTTTGATGATCATGTTCACCGTTTTTAACGCTTTCTCTGCTTTTGCCCCAACTTTTAATACTTTATTTATTGCTCGGTTACTTTCGGGCTTACCTCATGGTGCATTTTTCGGTGTAGGATCGGTAGTAGCCAGTAGAATTGCAGAGAAAGGGAAAGCTGCACAGGCCGTATCACTCATGTTTATGGGTTTAACCATTGCCAATATTGTGGGCGTACCATTGGGTACCTATATTGGACACAATTTCTCCTGGCGCATATCTTTTGCCGTGGTGGTATTTGTAGGTTTGGTAACCCTATTAAGTTTAAAATTATGGTTGCCCGCTTTAGAAGCGACAAAAAACCGCGATTTAAAAGCAGAATTAAGTTTTTTCAAAAAAAGAGAAGCATGGATCATCATTTTCATGATCTCTATCGGAACAGGCGGCCTATTTACCTGGTACAGTTATATCGCTCCGTTAATGACAGATGTTGCGGGCTTTTCGTCAAATGCTGTAACCTATATATTAATGCTGGCTGGTTTAGGCATGATGTTCGGCAATTACATTGGCGGACGTTTGGCTGATAAATTTTCACCGGCAAAAGCATCTGCAGCTTTGTTGCTCACCATGGTGGTTACCTTAACCATTGTGCATTTTGTGTCTGCAAGTCAGCCATTAGCTTTAATTATGACTTTTGTTACCGGCGCGGTCGCTTTCTCATTGGCAGCCCCTATCCAGATGCTGATGATCCAGAGTGCCAAAGGCTCCGAAATGCTGGCCGCCTCTGCCAGTCAGGCGAGTTTTAATATTGGTAATGCTTTAGGCGCCTTCTTCGGTGGGCTCCCGTTAGTGTATGGTTTCGATTATACTTCGCCCGCTTATGTAGGCGCCGCTATGGCATTGGTTGGTGCGTTTTTTGCATTTTGGTTGATTAAAAGCAACCAGGGAGTAACCGAAAAGGTTAAAGTCCCCGTTACTTCTTTTCACTAA
- a CDS encoding RNA polymerase sigma factor yields the protein MNLQSYNDQDLVKVYITGNENGLQELLRRHKSKIYTSIYLLVKDQYLAEDIFQDAFIKVINTLRSGRYNEEGKFLPWVMRIAHNLVIDYFRKEKRTPIITSADGMDVFNMLHFYDESAEDKMLRDQTHKDLKAMIHLLPDEQKEVLLMRHYADLSFKEIADLTDVSINTALGRMRYALSNLRKMLKTKEMTYKG from the coding sequence ATGAATTTACAATCATATAATGATCAGGACCTGGTAAAGGTATATATTACCGGGAACGAGAATGGATTGCAGGAACTTTTAAGAAGACACAAAAGTAAAATTTATACCTCTATCTACTTATTGGTGAAAGACCAATATCTGGCAGAGGATATTTTTCAGGATGCTTTTATAAAGGTAATCAATACCCTGCGATCGGGAAGATATAATGAAGAAGGTAAGTTTTTACCTTGGGTAATGCGTATTGCACATAACCTGGTTATAGATTATTTCAGAAAAGAAAAAAGAACACCCATTATCACCAGTGCTGATGGAATGGATGTATTCAATATGCTACACTTTTATGATGAGAGCGCAGAAGACAAAATGCTTCGCGATCAAACCCATAAAGATTTAAAAGCGATGATCCATTTATTGCCTGATGAGCAAAAAGAAGTGCTCCTTATGCGTCATTATGCAGATTTGAGCTTCAAAGAAATAGCAGATTTAACTGATGTCAGCATTAATACAGCCTTGGGCCGTATGCGTTATGCGCTTAGCAATTTGCGTAAAATGCTTAAAACAAAAGAAATGACCTATAAAGGGTAG